A region from the Linepithema humile isolate Giens D197 chromosome 1, Lhum_UNIL_v1.0, whole genome shotgun sequence genome encodes:
- the LOC105677174 gene encoding mitochondrial intermembrane space import and assembly protein 40-B, translating to MPLIRKEGKDTIIFASKEDHAVPSKINLPESEPSPGLLLPNGEINWNCPCLGGMATGPCGLEFREAFSCFHYSTADPKGSDCRKAFETMQGCMSQYPALYESKGVPMDDDDLEEEDAEQEENQSSASSEDKRKAVTTDHDTILETKTKEKVNALSTKQEVERAKTN from the coding sequence ATGCCATTGATTCGCAAGGAAGGCAAAGACACAATCATCTTTGCATCTAAAGAGGATCATGCAGTACCCAGCAAGATAAACCTGCCAGAATCAGAACCCAGTCCGGGTCTGCTACTGCCTAATGGCGAAATCAATTGGAATTGCCCGTGTCTGGGTGGTATGGCAACTGGACCATGCGGATTAGAATTTCGCGAAGCCTTTTCCTGTTTTCATTACTCGACCGCGGATCCAAAAGGTTCGGATTGTCGCAAGGCGTTCGAAACAATGCAGGGATGCATGTCACAATATCCAGCATTGTATGAAAGCAAGGGTGTACCGATGGACGATGATGACCTAGAAGAGGAGGATGCTGAACAAGAAGAGAACCAGTCATCAGCCAGCAGCGAGGACAAGAGAAAGGCAGTGACGACTGATCACGACACAATACTAGAGACGAAGACCAAGGAGAAAGTGAATGCTTTGAGTACAAAACAGGAAGTGGAGCGAGCTAAGACTAACTGA
- the sima gene encoding hypoxia-inducible factor 1-alpha isoform X2 gives MDTHRKEKKHKEKRRSNEKRKERSRDAARCRRSRETDIFAELAAALPVAPEQAAHLDKASVMRLAIAYLKVRAVIDSIPASLAKSESSAEMDELFPKALNGFMLVLSSDGNMVYLSENVNDYLGISQMDMMGQSVYEYSHPCDHDELRECLSSKPTDNNEKRACSFFLRLKCTLTSKGRKVNLKSASYKVIHCTGRLTNIGDSNSNSVEADDEKREKEDEPVEQNTGASLVLVGSPIPHPSNIEIPLGRHTFLSKHSLSMKFTYADEKLAEYLGWNSEELMGRSVFEFYHALDNLALDKCFKCLFSKGQCETVAYRFLGKRGGYAWVVTQATLIHCSKQQKPISVVCVNYILSGVEHEDEVYSVRQQAARDSGTELKPERALPTLVPTSDSRSKKGPIVLDDEEISVKESITVDDESKSDDRPLAVTASIFRSANGKNDCKNNLRKDSDLSRPVQEKAFVQALKESLEESIKESLKENNEPVVAERQERPAFVRTPFIFQGKPAVVRTSSDSAGHRDCPQAVTKHLFTPLTPVVQQQQQQQQQQEQAQISCRPPPQTATASIFAPRTEDMNKGFLTFSEDQPGLTMLKDEPEDLTHLAPTPGDVCVPLEDTPLLSDMLDEFIFGHDTYSSLLSSGDTLSPELRSADLSDPLKDADLVDTTARTKDAADRLADSDPFMYGDSPGSPCGIDPSSVSPSLSKYRQSSERSVDSLGSPTGGSGGDGLSEDEMLMLGISDGIGDDELALRAPYIPMSDQDEALELLISDDMVMWSPSQSVDKGSSKWLFDDREQRGSESSLAQLLRTDQAVSRRYNDHGGGLMNPAHIFEQTSRKSAVLEIDRWSSSQERTDRPSKRNHSGLNTDFGSEHKRLKCEDSSFKHISLEDTLLMRQQRSSHKKSLSLDNTCGSQLLRRLVSPQASTVVSQTMSSSDGERRRNTLEQRARVLDDIIDFAESEGDRGGGKGGGGNRGGDGPNKIDGTSRSRNPSCIAGGSSVLMNLLVSGCDDPLMNSRNVPTLLSRNLTSPLSVNVDNQLVPQHANANNVISLPDHLSPDTRKHLIGPFTGDAGGGGTTPIISPTTSAIAAFGGFGYDESTAGLLQVGPDLLGGLLDRNLV, from the exons ATGGATACTCACAGGAAGGAGAAGAAGCACAAAGAGAAAAGGAG gAGTAATGAGAAGAGGAAAGAGAGATCTCGCGATGCAGCGCGTTGTAGGCGTAGCAGGGAGACGGACATTTTCGCCGAACTTGCGGCCGCGCTTCCGGTTGCACCGGAACAGGCAGCGCACTTAGATAAGGCCAGTGTAATGAGGTTGGCGATTGCCTACCTTAAAGTTCGAGCCGTCATAGACTCCA TTCCAGCATCGCTAGCAAAGTCTGAGTCGTCCGCAGAGATGGATGAACTATTTCCGAAAGCTCTCAACGGCTTTATGTTAGTTCTCTCCAGTGATGGCAATATGGTTTACCTCTCGGAGAACGTCAACGATTATCTCGGAATATCACAA ATGGACATGATGGGGCAAAGTGTATACGAATACAGCCACCCCTGCGACCATGACGAATTGCGCGAGTGTTTATCCTCAAAGCCGACAGACAATAATGAGAAACGTGCTTGCAGTTTCTTTTTACGACTCAAATGTACTCTCACCAGTAAGGGTAGAAAGGTCAATTTGAAGAGCGCCTCCTACAAG GTAATCCATTGCACCGGCAGATTGACGAATATTGGCGACTCGAATTCGAATTCCGTGGAAGCCGATGACGAGAAACGAGAAAAAGAGGATGAACCGGTGGAGCAAAATACAGGCGCTTCCCTGGTGCTCGTGGGTAGTCCAATACCTCACCCCAGTAATATCGAAATACCATTGGGACGTCATACCTTTTTATCGAAGCACAGTCTCAGCATGAAATTCACGTACGCTGACGAAAA ATTAGCCGAATACTTGGGCTGGAACAGCGAAGAGCTGATGGGTCGATCGGTCTTTGAATTCTATCATGCACTCGACAATCTGGCGCTGGATAAATGCTTCAAGTGCT TGTTCAGCAAGGGCCAGTGCGAGACCGTGGCGTACAGATTTCTCGGCAAACGGGGTGGTTACGCCTGGGTTGTCACTCAAGCCACTCTCATCCACTGCTCCAAGCAACAGAAACCGATCTCCGTCGTCTGCGTAAACTACATTCTAAG TGGGGTTGAGCATGAGGATGAGGTGTACAGCGTGCGCCAGCAGGCCGCACGTGACAGCGGCACGGAATTGAAGCCGGAGAGAGCCTTGCCGACGCTGGTGCCGACGAGCGATAGTAGATCGAAGAAAGGCCCGATAGTGCTGGACGACGAAGAGATTTCCGTGAAAGAATCAATCACTGTCGACGACGAGTCAAAAAGCGACGATCGGCCGCTCGCCGTCACCGCATCGATTTTCCGTTCGGCGAACGGGAAAAACGACTGTAAGAACAACTTGCGAAAAGACAGCGACTTATCGAGACCGGTACAGGAGAAGGCATTCGTTCAGGCGCTCAAAGAGTCCCTCGAAGAATCGATTAAGGAGTCTCTGAAGGAAAACAACGAGCCGGTGGTGGCAGAGCGACAGGAGCGACCGGCGTTTGTGAGGACACCCTTTATATTCCAG GGTAAACCGGCGGTGGTACGCACTTCTTCAGACAGTGCCGGGCATCGAGATTGTCCGCAGGCGGTCACGAAACATTTGTTCACGCCACTTACACCCGTTgtacaacagcagcagcaacaacaacaacaacaggAACAAGCGCAAATCTCCTGTCGACCGCCGCCGCAGACGGCCACAGCGAGTATCTTTGCGCCTCGCACCGAGGACATGAACAAAGGCTTCTTAACGTTCAGCGAAGATCAGCCGGGTCTCACCA TGTTGAAGGACGAGCCAGAGGACTTGACGCACCTTGCGCCCACACCCGGTGACGTGTGCGTGCCCTTGGAGGACACTCCGCTTTTATCAGACATGCTAGACGAGTTTATCTTCGGACACGATACCTACAGCTCGCTGCTGAGCTCGGGTGACACTTTATCACCAGAACTGCGTTCCGCAGATCTTTCAGATCCCTTAAAGGACGCGGATCTGGTGGACACTACTGCCAGAACGAAGGATGCGGCTGACCGTCTCGCCGACAGTGATCCCTTCATGTACGGCGATTCGCCCGGAAGTCCCTGCGGCATCGACCCGAGCTCCGTGTCGCCGTCCCTCTCGAAGTACCGGCAG AGTTCTGAACGCAGCGTGGACTCGCTGGGTAGCCCTACAGGAggcagcggcggcgacggcCTTTCCGAGGACGAGATGCTTATGTTAGGCATCAGCGATGGTATAGGAGACGATGAATTGGCTCTCAGGGCACCCTATATTCCGATGTCGGACCAAGACGAAGCGCTAGAGCTGCTCATCAGCGATGACATGGTCATGTGGAGCCCGTCGCAATCCGTCGACAAAGGATCCTCAAAGTG GCTATTTGACGACAGAGAGCAGCGTGGATCAGAATCTAGTCTGGCGCAACTGCTGCGGACCGATCAAGCGGTATCGCGGCGATACAACGACCACGGTGGAGGTTTGATGAATCCCGCGCACATCTTCGAACAGACATCTAGAAAAA GCGCAGTCTTGGAAATCGATCGATGGTCCTCTAGCCAAGAACGTACCGATCGCCCCAGTAAGCGCAACCATTCTGGACTCAATACAGATTTCGGGAGCGAGCACAAACGCCTCAAGTGCGAGGACTCGTCTTTCAAACACATAAGCCTCGAGGACACTTTGCTGATGAGGCAACAACGATCGTCTCACAAGAAGTCGCTAAGTTTGGACAACACCTGCGGCAGCCAGCTCCTACGTCGCCTCGTCTCGCCGCAGGCGTCGACCGTAGTGTCGCAAACCATGTCCTCGTCCGACGGCGAACGCCGTCGCAACACCTTGGAGCAACGCGCTCGCGTTCTCGACGACATCATCGACTTCGCCGAGTCGGAGGGCGACCGCGGCGGAGGAAAAGGTGGAGGCGGAAATCGCGGTGGCGATGGTCCGAATAAGATCGATGGAACGAGCCGGAGCAGAAATCCGTCCTGCATCGCCGGCGGCAGCAGCGTGCTAATGAACCTTCTGGTTTCCGGCTGCGAT
- the sima gene encoding uncharacterized protein sima isoform X1: MNVRLQEMTVGRGEAGKEEGDIILDDSRQQQRGRCSDSRDDWIGKASGYAYFDERYMTRRNQIESPKLPSAPPYGPALVLGNTEDILPGNVAAPSSTVTSHIGDNARSRACDIETTSCTTTRFPYAVNCNVACSSIVPATCNNASASDDSGTTLYRDSGPQLETCAAISKSCQLGFVDVEDLAMYFDKPPATSNRAIHSRRSRYGQAARMDQPRQDRRDRLTGSECDLNTYHLRSSDLGSHNLRPCDLGSNNPWPSEPAAGDPRTCNLGSGNQQYRDVRFGDLQSYHLGTNISEFDDPRSSNVAFNNLGETRNSEYNDPRSYDVFEAYQLRFDDSQSCDLRLCEVQPRELGRDKLGRCNLGPDNWYCNNCPELFNFCSEKRWLQCPASDRCPLYDPSYAYGAPILPPCMYENLHADYNDNDNWHYGYAEDDQLLEDYLSNEKRKERSRDAARCRRSRETDIFAELAAALPVAPEQAAHLDKASVMRLAIAYLKVRAVIDSIPASLAKSESSAEMDELFPKALNGFMLVLSSDGNMVYLSENVNDYLGISQMDMMGQSVYEYSHPCDHDELRECLSSKPTDNNEKRACSFFLRLKCTLTSKGRKVNLKSASYKVIHCTGRLTNIGDSNSNSVEADDEKREKEDEPVEQNTGASLVLVGSPIPHPSNIEIPLGRHTFLSKHSLSMKFTYADEKLAEYLGWNSEELMGRSVFEFYHALDNLALDKCFKCLFSKGQCETVAYRFLGKRGGYAWVVTQATLIHCSKQQKPISVVCVNYILSGVEHEDEVYSVRQQAARDSGTELKPERALPTLVPTSDSRSKKGPIVLDDEEISVKESITVDDESKSDDRPLAVTASIFRSANGKNDCKNNLRKDSDLSRPVQEKAFVQALKESLEESIKESLKENNEPVVAERQERPAFVRTPFIFQGKPAVVRTSSDSAGHRDCPQAVTKHLFTPLTPVVQQQQQQQQQQEQAQISCRPPPQTATASIFAPRTEDMNKGFLTFSEDQPGLTMLKDEPEDLTHLAPTPGDVCVPLEDTPLLSDMLDEFIFGHDTYSSLLSSGDTLSPELRSADLSDPLKDADLVDTTARTKDAADRLADSDPFMYGDSPGSPCGIDPSSVSPSLSKYRQSSERSVDSLGSPTGGSGGDGLSEDEMLMLGISDGIGDDELALRAPYIPMSDQDEALELLISDDMVMWSPSQSVDKGSSKWLFDDREQRGSESSLAQLLRTDQAVSRRYNDHGGGLMNPAHIFEQTSRKSAVLEIDRWSSSQERTDRPSKRNHSGLNTDFGSEHKRLKCEDSSFKHISLEDTLLMRQQRSSHKKSLSLDNTCGSQLLRRLVSPQASTVVSQTMSSSDGERRRNTLEQRARVLDDIIDFAESEGDRGGGKGGGGNRGGDGPNKIDGTSRSRNPSCIAGGSSVLMNLLVSGCDDPLMNSRNVPTLLSRNLTSPLSVNVDNQLVPQHANANNVISLPDHLSPDTRKHLIGPFTGDAGGGGTTPIISPTTSAIAAFGGFGYDESTAGLLQVGPDLLGGLLDRNLV, from the exons ATGAACGTACGTTTGCAGGAAATGACTGTCGGAAGAGGTGAGGCGGGAAAAGAGGAAGGGGACATCATCCTCGACGATAGTCGTCAGCAGCAGCGGGGTCGTTGCTCCGATTCGCGCGACGACTGGATCGGCAAGGCATCGGGTTACGCGTATTTCGACGAGCGTTACATGACGAGACGAAACCAGATCGAATCTCCGAAACTACCGTCGGCGCCGCCTTATGGTCCAGCACTCGTGCTCGGCAACACGGAAGACATCTTGCCCGGCAATGTCGCCGCACCCTCTTCCACCGTTACGTCACACATTGGCGATAATGCTAGATCACGAGCTTGCGATATCGAGACGACATCTTGCACGACGACGAGATTCCCGTATGCCGTAAATTGCAACGTGGCGTGCAGTAGTATTGTGCCAGCAACGTGCAATAACGCATCAGCGAGCGACGATTCGGGGACGACGTTGTACCGCGACAGCGGTCCGCAGTTGGAGACTTGCGCGGCGATCTCGAAAAGCTGCCAGCTGGGGTTCGTCGACGTTGAGGATCTCGCCATGTACTTCGACAAGCCGCCCGCGACGAGCAATCGTGCGATCCACTCGAGAAGATCGAGGTACGGGCAGGCCGCGAGGATGGATCAGCCGCGACAGGATCGTCGTGATCGTCTCACAGGATCCGAATGCGATCTAAACACTTACCATTTACGGTCTTCCGATCTAGGCTCCCATAATCTACGTCCTTGCGATCTGGGATCTAATAATCCGTGGCCCTCCGAACCAGCGGCTGGCGATCCACGCACTTGCAATTTAGGGTCTGGAAATCAGCAATATCGCGACGTAAGATTCGGCGATCTGCAATCTTATCATTTAGGAACGAACATCTCCGAATTCGACGATCCACGATCCAGCAATGTggcatttaataatttaggaGAAACTCGCAATTCAGAATACAACGATCCTCGCTCTTACGATGTATTTGAGGCGTACCAGTTGAGATTCGACGATTCGCAATCCTGCGATTTGAGGCTGTGCGAGGTGCAGCCGCGCGAACTGGGGCGAGACAAACTGGGACGATGCAATCTGGGGCCGGACAATTGGTACTGCAACAACTGTCCGGAACTGTTTAATTTCTGCAGCGAGAAACGATGGCTGCAGTGCCCGGCGAGCGATCGCTGCCCTCTTTACGACCCCTCGTACGCTTACGGTGCCCCGATCTTGCCGCCGTGCATGTACGAGAACTTGCACGCCGACTACAACGATAACGATAACTGGCATTACGGCTACGCAGAGGATGACCAGCTCCTCGAGGATTATTT gAGTAATGAGAAGAGGAAAGAGAGATCTCGCGATGCAGCGCGTTGTAGGCGTAGCAGGGAGACGGACATTTTCGCCGAACTTGCGGCCGCGCTTCCGGTTGCACCGGAACAGGCAGCGCACTTAGATAAGGCCAGTGTAATGAGGTTGGCGATTGCCTACCTTAAAGTTCGAGCCGTCATAGACTCCA TTCCAGCATCGCTAGCAAAGTCTGAGTCGTCCGCAGAGATGGATGAACTATTTCCGAAAGCTCTCAACGGCTTTATGTTAGTTCTCTCCAGTGATGGCAATATGGTTTACCTCTCGGAGAACGTCAACGATTATCTCGGAATATCACAA ATGGACATGATGGGGCAAAGTGTATACGAATACAGCCACCCCTGCGACCATGACGAATTGCGCGAGTGTTTATCCTCAAAGCCGACAGACAATAATGAGAAACGTGCTTGCAGTTTCTTTTTACGACTCAAATGTACTCTCACCAGTAAGGGTAGAAAGGTCAATTTGAAGAGCGCCTCCTACAAG GTAATCCATTGCACCGGCAGATTGACGAATATTGGCGACTCGAATTCGAATTCCGTGGAAGCCGATGACGAGAAACGAGAAAAAGAGGATGAACCGGTGGAGCAAAATACAGGCGCTTCCCTGGTGCTCGTGGGTAGTCCAATACCTCACCCCAGTAATATCGAAATACCATTGGGACGTCATACCTTTTTATCGAAGCACAGTCTCAGCATGAAATTCACGTACGCTGACGAAAA ATTAGCCGAATACTTGGGCTGGAACAGCGAAGAGCTGATGGGTCGATCGGTCTTTGAATTCTATCATGCACTCGACAATCTGGCGCTGGATAAATGCTTCAAGTGCT TGTTCAGCAAGGGCCAGTGCGAGACCGTGGCGTACAGATTTCTCGGCAAACGGGGTGGTTACGCCTGGGTTGTCACTCAAGCCACTCTCATCCACTGCTCCAAGCAACAGAAACCGATCTCCGTCGTCTGCGTAAACTACATTCTAAG TGGGGTTGAGCATGAGGATGAGGTGTACAGCGTGCGCCAGCAGGCCGCACGTGACAGCGGCACGGAATTGAAGCCGGAGAGAGCCTTGCCGACGCTGGTGCCGACGAGCGATAGTAGATCGAAGAAAGGCCCGATAGTGCTGGACGACGAAGAGATTTCCGTGAAAGAATCAATCACTGTCGACGACGAGTCAAAAAGCGACGATCGGCCGCTCGCCGTCACCGCATCGATTTTCCGTTCGGCGAACGGGAAAAACGACTGTAAGAACAACTTGCGAAAAGACAGCGACTTATCGAGACCGGTACAGGAGAAGGCATTCGTTCAGGCGCTCAAAGAGTCCCTCGAAGAATCGATTAAGGAGTCTCTGAAGGAAAACAACGAGCCGGTGGTGGCAGAGCGACAGGAGCGACCGGCGTTTGTGAGGACACCCTTTATATTCCAG GGTAAACCGGCGGTGGTACGCACTTCTTCAGACAGTGCCGGGCATCGAGATTGTCCGCAGGCGGTCACGAAACATTTGTTCACGCCACTTACACCCGTTgtacaacagcagcagcaacaacaacaacaacaggAACAAGCGCAAATCTCCTGTCGACCGCCGCCGCAGACGGCCACAGCGAGTATCTTTGCGCCTCGCACCGAGGACATGAACAAAGGCTTCTTAACGTTCAGCGAAGATCAGCCGGGTCTCACCA TGTTGAAGGACGAGCCAGAGGACTTGACGCACCTTGCGCCCACACCCGGTGACGTGTGCGTGCCCTTGGAGGACACTCCGCTTTTATCAGACATGCTAGACGAGTTTATCTTCGGACACGATACCTACAGCTCGCTGCTGAGCTCGGGTGACACTTTATCACCAGAACTGCGTTCCGCAGATCTTTCAGATCCCTTAAAGGACGCGGATCTGGTGGACACTACTGCCAGAACGAAGGATGCGGCTGACCGTCTCGCCGACAGTGATCCCTTCATGTACGGCGATTCGCCCGGAAGTCCCTGCGGCATCGACCCGAGCTCCGTGTCGCCGTCCCTCTCGAAGTACCGGCAG AGTTCTGAACGCAGCGTGGACTCGCTGGGTAGCCCTACAGGAggcagcggcggcgacggcCTTTCCGAGGACGAGATGCTTATGTTAGGCATCAGCGATGGTATAGGAGACGATGAATTGGCTCTCAGGGCACCCTATATTCCGATGTCGGACCAAGACGAAGCGCTAGAGCTGCTCATCAGCGATGACATGGTCATGTGGAGCCCGTCGCAATCCGTCGACAAAGGATCCTCAAAGTG GCTATTTGACGACAGAGAGCAGCGTGGATCAGAATCTAGTCTGGCGCAACTGCTGCGGACCGATCAAGCGGTATCGCGGCGATACAACGACCACGGTGGAGGTTTGATGAATCCCGCGCACATCTTCGAACAGACATCTAGAAAAA GCGCAGTCTTGGAAATCGATCGATGGTCCTCTAGCCAAGAACGTACCGATCGCCCCAGTAAGCGCAACCATTCTGGACTCAATACAGATTTCGGGAGCGAGCACAAACGCCTCAAGTGCGAGGACTCGTCTTTCAAACACATAAGCCTCGAGGACACTTTGCTGATGAGGCAACAACGATCGTCTCACAAGAAGTCGCTAAGTTTGGACAACACCTGCGGCAGCCAGCTCCTACGTCGCCTCGTCTCGCCGCAGGCGTCGACCGTAGTGTCGCAAACCATGTCCTCGTCCGACGGCGAACGCCGTCGCAACACCTTGGAGCAACGCGCTCGCGTTCTCGACGACATCATCGACTTCGCCGAGTCGGAGGGCGACCGCGGCGGAGGAAAAGGTGGAGGCGGAAATCGCGGTGGCGATGGTCCGAATAAGATCGATGGAACGAGCCGGAGCAGAAATCCGTCCTGCATCGCCGGCGGCAGCAGCGTGCTAATGAACCTTCTGGTTTCCGGCTGCGAT